The following coding sequences lie in one Sesamum indicum cultivar Zhongzhi No. 13 linkage group LG9, S_indicum_v1.0, whole genome shotgun sequence genomic window:
- the LOC105170283 gene encoding uncharacterized protein LOC105170283, whose protein sequence is MLGFSRNPATRNGDYLEGMLSEYMGGKGKLRGQKGSSARLVTVLTCLQFAFAVYATFLLYYMSPSVDLRTKPDFSWATRIAQQWKQLMVTPHVVSHYQESNSLIRAEIPPISPSEVCENEKIDFVQKKSNDAVMIKLKRELYQEVLDFQKTKIGTETLSELMAMKSKWDLRGPNVPKVTVILNHFKRKTLCAQLDSLLHQTLPFHHVWVLSFGSPNEQSLKRIVDSYNNSRISFISSSYDFKYYGRFQMALQTEADLVYILDDDMIPGRKMLQILSHVAGTEKYKNSVLGSIGRILPFRQKDFTFPSYRKFRSKEAGLYLPDPAYDITIDRVVQVDFLSSSWFLSAELIKTLFIETPFTFMTGEDLHLSYQLQKYRNAGSFVLPVDPNDKETWGDSEHRLAYVSETTVIFKDIVQVRDDQWWKALSTGYITQWAAMYPQKIDALFYAHSVEEVKALSPLLEKFRSTVGKKAYIVVSGGNFCPCEDAAAALKWPKAVCKERRFKIFDLGIGALSGISNSEVPVLQAVYASMKGLIKIHNPSVVITVSDIDSNVKKALKMASETNANGSALVLLPRASVPKALWMADLRSTALPNWNRMRLSVSIITQNRAHSLARLLKSLSNAYYLGDEVPITFNMDSKVDAATLKLVNSFDWPHGPKILRRRIIQGGLIRAVSESWYPSSDDDFGLLLEDDIEVSPYYYLWIKYALLAYHYDPQVSLPELSSISLYTPRLVEVVKERPKWNATEFFKRIHPNTPYLHQLPCSWGAVFFPKHWREFYVYMNMRFTEDAKQNPVQIPKSRTNGWQASWKKFLIDMMYLRGYVSLYPNFPNQASFSTNHMEPGAHISAKDNVVRHDKADFEVPLLNQDFRNLLPNGKLPPASKLPSLNLFNQALSLKGLKAAGAKLGQDVLECRPTERVMVDHETGLPSHCAAF, encoded by the exons ATGCTGGGCTTTTCACGGAATCCAGCAACGAGAAATGGAGATTATTTGGAGGGAATGCTGAGTGAATACATGGGGGGAAAGGGGAAGTTGAGAGGGCAAAAGGGCTCCTCGGCTCGTCTTGTGACGGTGTTAACGTGCTTGCAGTTTGCATTTGCAGTTTATGCGACATTTCTGCTGTATTATATGAGCCCGTCTGTGGACTTGAGGACCAAACCGGACTTCTCATGGGCGACGCGTATTGCACAGCAGTGGAAGCAGTTGATGGTCACCCCACATGTTGTGAGCCATTACCAAGAATCCAACTCCCTCATCAGGGCTGAAATCCCACCAATTAGTCCATCAGAAGTTTGTGAGAATGAGAAGATAGATTTTGTGCAGAAGAAGTCGAATGATGCTGTGATGATCAAGTTGAAGAGGGAACTCTATCAAGAGGTGCTCGAtttccaaaaaacaaaaatcggGACTGAGACGCTTTCTGAGCTAATGGCAATGAAATCCAAGTGGGATTTGCGTGGGCCGAACGTCCCCAAAGTGACTGTCATTCTGAACCATTTTAAACGGAAGACGTTATGTGCTCAACTCGACTCTTTGCTCCACCAGACACTACCATTTCATCACGTTTGGGTGCTGTCGTTTGGAAGTCCTAATGAGCAATCCCTGAAGAGAATAGTGGACAGCTATAACAACTCAAGAATCAGTTTCATCAGTTCAAGCTATGATTTCAAGTACTACGGGAGGTTCCAAATGGCTTTGCAGACAGAAGCTGATCTGGTATATATACTGGATGATGACATGATACCTGGAAGGAAAATGCTGCAGATTCTGTCTCATGTAGCAGGAACAGAGAAGTACAAGAATTCTGTTCTAGGGAGTATTGGGAGGATTCTGCCTTTTCGACAGAAGGACTTCACATTCCCCAGCTATAGAAAGTTCCGTTCAAAGGAGGCTGGTCTTTATTTGCCTGATCCAGCTTATGATATCACCATCGACAGAGTTGTACAGGTTGATTTTCTCTCCAGCTCTTGGTTTCTTTCCGCCGAGCTTATCAAAACGCTTTTCATCGAGACACCGTTCACCTTCATGACCGGAGAAGATCTGCACTTGAG CTATCAGCTTCAGAAGTACAGAAACGCTGGTTCATTCGTGCTGCCAGTTGATCCGAACGACAAAGAAACGTGGGGCGACAGTGAGCACAGGCTCGCTTATGTATCTGAAACAACCGTAATTTTCAAAGACATTGTTCAAGTACGAGACGATCAATGGTGGAAGGCCCTGTCAACTGGTTACATAACTCAATGGGCAGCAATGTACCCACAAAAGATCGATGCACTCTTCTACGCCCACTCTGTGGAAGAAGTTAAAGCCCTGTCCCCTCTTCTTGAAAAGTTCAGAAGCACTGTTGGGAAAAAGGCTTATATCGTTGTCTCAGGGGGCAACTTCTGCCCCTGTGAAGATGCAGCTGCAGCCCTGAAATGGCCCAAGGCCGTGTGCAAGGAGAGACGGTTCAAGATTTTCGATCTGGGAATCGGTGCTCTATCCGGGATTTCAAACTCAGAGGTGCCCGTTTTGCAAGCTGTGTATGCTAGCATGAAAGGGTTAATAAAAATCCACAACCCAAGCGTGGTGATCACTGTTTCAGATATCGACTCAAACGTGAAGAAAGCTCTGAAGATGGCATCGGAGACTAATGCAAATGGTTCGGCATTGGTCCTTTTACCAAGAGCTTCAGTCCCAAAGGCTCTCTGGATGGCTGATCTTCGCTCGACAGCATTGCCCA ATTGGAATCGGATGAGGCTATCAGTAAGCATTATCACACAAAACCGGGCTCATTCTCTCGCAAGGCTGCTGAAGTCTCTGAGCAACGCATACTACTTGGGAGACGAGGTTCCCATAACTTTCAACATGGACAGCAAAGTTGATGCAGCAACATTAAAGCTAGTGAACTCATTTGACTGGCCACACGGCCCTAAAATTCTTCGTAGACGAATCATCCAAGGAGGGCTAATCCGAGCAGTCAGTGAAAGCTGGTATCCATCCTCAGACGACGACTTTGGCCTACTACTCGAGGATGACATAGAAGTCTCACCTTACTACTACCTCTGGATCAAATACGCCCTTCTTGCTTACCACTACGACCCTCAGGTCTCTCTACCTGAGCTCTCGTCGATCTCCCTATACACCCCACGTTTGGTTGAAGTTGTGAAAGAAAGGCCTAAATGGAACGCAACCGAGTTCTTCAAACGCATCCATCCAAACACACCGTATCTCCACCAGCTACCCTGCAGTTGGGGTGCAGTTTTTTTCCCAAAACACTGGAGGGAATTCTATGTCTACATGAACATGAGATTCACCGAGGATGCCAAACAAAACCCTGTCCAAATCCCAAAATCAAGAACCAACGGCTGGCAAGCCTCGTGGAAGAAGTTCCTGATAGACATGATGTACCTCAGAGGATACGTTAGCCTGTACCCCAACTTCCCGAACCAAGCAAGCTTCTCGACCAATCACATGGAGCCCGGAGCTCATATCAGTGCAAAAGACAACGTCGTTAGGCACGACAAGGCGGACTTTGAGGTGCCGTTGTTGAACCAAGACTTCCGGAATCTGTTGCCTAATGGAAAACTGCCTCCAGCCTCAAAGCTACCGTCATTGAACCTCTTCAACCAGGCATTATCGCTGAAAGGTCTGAAGGCGGCCGGAGCTAAGTTGGGACAGGATGTACTAGAATGCAGGCCAACAGAGAGAGTTATGGTGGATCATGAAACAGGGCTGCCTTCACATTGTGCAGCATTCTGA